One window from the genome of Pseudomonas fluorescens encodes:
- a CDS encoding OprD family porin produces MTILLTRGALFPILGLLPLATASAEGFIDDSKLKLQLRNVYFNENFRDEHGMSARAARTAKSERTEWAQGFLLDYQSGFTPGTLGFGVDALGLLGVKLDSGRGRSGTGLLPVHDDGRAADEFASAGMTAKARLAKTTLKYGTLLPKTPVLVYNDARLLPQTYQGTQISSNDIDNLTVTGGHLERFKLRDSSDSMPIVPDGYGGDKSGDFSYAGADYKLGKHIRLSYFYGELENFYRQNFVGIQHDLPLGAGVLTSDLRYFNSVDSGSAYGGKIDNDMLSGSLSYAVVGHTLSAGYQTLSGEAGLPYVSGATVYSFSNVGIGKFIEEDEKTWMLGYGYDFARLGVPGLTFSTRYLSGNDGKSDTAVKEWERDAEIAYVVQQGTFKGLGVKLRNYVYRSDFSRGRDSNRVYFTYDIALW; encoded by the coding sequence ATGACCATTTTGCTGACCCGCGGGGCTTTGTTTCCAATCCTTGGCCTGTTGCCCCTGGCCACGGCCAGCGCCGAAGGTTTCATCGATGACAGCAAGCTGAAGCTGCAATTGCGCAACGTCTACTTCAACGAAAATTTCCGCGACGAGCACGGTATGAGCGCCCGGGCGGCGAGGACCGCCAAGAGTGAGCGCACCGAATGGGCCCAGGGCTTCCTGCTGGATTACCAGTCAGGCTTTACGCCGGGCACCCTCGGCTTCGGGGTCGATGCCCTGGGCCTGCTCGGGGTCAAGCTCGATTCCGGGCGTGGTCGCAGTGGCACCGGCCTGCTGCCGGTGCATGACGACGGTCGCGCCGCCGACGAGTTCGCCAGTGCGGGCATGACCGCCAAGGCCCGGCTGGCCAAGACCACGCTCAAATACGGCACCTTGCTGCCCAAGACCCCGGTGCTGGTCTACAACGATGCGCGGCTGTTGCCCCAGACTTACCAAGGCACCCAGATCAGCAGCAACGACATTGACAACCTCACCGTCACCGGCGGGCACCTGGAGCGTTTCAAGCTGCGGGATTCGAGCGACAGCATGCCCATCGTGCCGGACGGCTACGGCGGCGATAAGTCCGGTGACTTCAGCTATGCCGGCGCCGACTACAAGTTGGGCAAGCACATCCGCCTGAGCTACTTCTATGGCGAGCTGGAGAATTTCTATCGACAGAACTTCGTTGGCATCCAGCATGATCTGCCCCTGGGCGCCGGGGTATTGACCAGCGACCTGCGCTACTTCAACAGCGTCGATTCGGGGTCGGCCTACGGCGGCAAGATCGACAACGACATGCTCAGCGGGTCGCTGTCCTACGCCGTTGTCGGCCACACACTGAGCGCCGGTTACCAGACCCTCAGCGGCGAGGCGGGCCTGCCTTACGTCAGCGGCGCCACGGTGTACTCCTTCAGCAACGTCGGGATCGGCAAGTTCATCGAGGAAGACGAGAAGACCTGGATGCTCGGTTACGGCTACGACTTCGCGCGCCTCGGTGTGCCCGGCCTGACGTTCTCCACCCGCTACCTGAGCGGTAACGACGGTAAGTCCGACACCGCGGTCAAAGAGTGGGAACGTGACGCAGAGATCGCCTATGTGGTGCAACAGGGAACGTTCAAGGGGCTGGGGGTGAAGTTGCGAAACTACGTCTATCGCTCGGACTTTTCCCGTGGTCGTGACAGCAACCGGGTCTACTTTACCTACGACATCGCGCTTTGGTAG